Within Limisalsivibrio acetivorans, the genomic segment GAGGTGTACAGCCATTCTGTGAGCCATCTGCCTGTGTTCAGGGATATGGAGGAGAAGGAGCGTTTTCCTGAAAAGGATCACTGGAGCATGTATGCCCTCTACGACAAGGTCGAAACGGGAACACCACTCTACAAATGGGTGTCTGCACTGAGTGAGGATGGTCTTATCCCGGAGAAACAGGGGCTTCGCATGCGAAATATGGAGGAGCGGATACGCTTCTGCCGTGACCAGATGAAACAGAGTAAAAGGGATCTTGAGGAGCTTCTTGAGAGGGAATGCCCCTTCTTCTGCTGGCCCTTCGGCGGGCACGACCCCATATCAATGGAGGTTATGAAGGAGTGTGGCTACCTAGGTTCATTCACCCTGGACAGGGGCCCAAACCTCTACGGAAAAGATCCTCTTTACATCAACCGTATAGAGATTAAAGGGAGCAGGGATCAGAAGTGGCTTAAGAGCCGTCTTAGTACATACTCCTCTCCTCTTAGGGCAAAAATATTTTCAAGAAAGAAGAAATTCTAAGACAATCACATCATGGGAATTAGCTTAGAACGCTGGGCTACACGCACAAACATGCTGTTCAGCAGGTACGCATAGTACTCCCTGTGCCCTTGAAATGTAGCCATCTCAGACTCCGGAAGCTTCTTCGTAGGTGATTTGAAACGGAGAGGGTTGATATATGTTCTCCCCTTCCTTATGCGGTAATCCACATGGGGACCGGTGGATATACCTGTGCTTCCCACGTAGCCTATGACATCACCCTGACGTACATACTTCCCTTTGCCCATACCCTTGGCGAAACGGGTGAAGTGCAGGTAGAGGGTGTGGTAGTCGTTCATGTGGCGTATTCCCACATGGTTGCCGTTGTATTTATCGTAGCCGATTCTCTCGATGTATCCATCCGCTGTGGCATAAACGGGAGTTCCTCTGGGAGCGGCATAGTCTACACCAAGATGGGGCTTAACAACCTTATGGACGGGGTGGAGCCTTTTGTAAGAGAATCCGGAGGAGACACGGCCAAAACGCAGAGGCGCCTTGAGGAATCCTCTCTTAAGGGAGCTGCCATCGGGGGCATAGTACCCCTTAACCTTCTCACTCTCGTAGTAGATACCTCTGATAAGCCTCCCCTGATTGATGAAATCTGCGGCGAGGATCTTTCCGTACCCTGCAAACTGGTCACGGATAAAGCGTTTTTCGACCAATATATTGAAACGGTCACCCTTGCGGATGTCTTTAAAGAAATCAATTTCCCACTCATAAACGGAGGCAAGCTTCACAGCAAGGCTGAAATCCTCGCCAGCTTCCTGCATAGCGTTGTACAGGCTTGATGTGATCTCACCGTGGACATAGGAGTTAACAACCTCAACGGGATATTCCTGAACATCAACACTGAAACCTTCTGTTGTCTTATTTATGAGAACCTCACGGCGGAGGTCCATCTTTATTACCCAGCTGTTTTCTGACTTTTCTATCTCGGTTCCGGTCTTAAGGGTAAAGCCGGGGAGCTTTTTCTTAATCTCTTTGTTAAGTTCGATGATCTCATAGGGTTCAAAATCGCTTTCAAGTATGGAGTAGAGACTATCTCCCCATTGTACTTTATAAGTATCTGCTATAGCAGTGATATTCAACATTACAACGATTAACGCAATTAAACAGCTTCCGAGCTTATACACGATTATTCCCCTTTTTTCTTTGGTAGTAGATATATACACTAATTACGGCAAAAACGCAAATTAGTAGTAATATTGTAATCGTCTTTAAACGGGAATGCATTAGCTCCGGATTGCTCCCGATAAAGTAGCCGAGCCACGCAAGTACCACAACCCATATGCCTGCGCCGAGACCTGTATAGGCACAGAATTTTGGTATATTCATCCCTGCAAGCCCCGCAGGGAAGGAGATATACTGCCTTATGACGGGTATAAGCCGGCCGGCGAAGGTGGTAATCTCACCATGCTTGTCGAAGTAGGTATCCACCCGGTAAAATTTTTCCGGCGGCATAAGAAGATATTTGCCGTATTTAAGGATAAGGATTCTTCCCATCTTGATTGCGAGGAAGTAGTTGAACAATGCACCGATAACGCTTCCGCCAATACCGCTGAGAACAACGAGGTATATATTCATCTCCCCCTGTGCAGCGAGATACCCCGCCGGAGGGACTACGACTTCGCTGGGGAAAGGTACAAAGGAGCTTTCAAGGGCCATTAGAATAACTATGCCGGTATATCCCATACCGGAGATTGCATCCAGAACAAAGCTAACAAAAGTTTCGAGCATCAGTCTCCGCCTGAAAGAAGCTCACGAGCCTGCTCAAGGGATGATTCGGTGGCATCCCCGGCGATCATGGTGGCGAGGATCTCTTCCCGCTCGGCACCTGTGAGCTTCTTAATATCCGTTTTCGCCCTGTCACCCTCAAGGCTCTTGGTAATGTGGAAGTGTGCCTCACCGCCGGCGGCCACAACGGGGAGATGGGTGATAACTATAACCTGTTTGCCAGCCGCAATGTTGCAGAGCTTCTTTGCGACCATCCTTGCAGTGCGGCCGCTTATACCCGTATCGATCTCATCGAAAACGAGTGTCTCGGTCCTGTCAGCCGAAGCGAAAACATCCTTGAGAGCGAGCATAACACGGGATATCTCACCGCCGGAGGCAACCCTTGAAATCGGACCGGGATCAAAACCGGGGTTGGTGGAGAGATGAAACTCCGCCCTGATGCCGCCGAGGGGGTCAAGCCTTTCTGCCTCAGTGAACTCTGTTTTAAAGACCGAGTTCTTAAGCTCCAGTTCACCAAGGGTTTTCTCAATTATTTCAGACAGCTCCGAGGCTGCCTTCTTTCTGGCTATATTGAGGTAGTTTGCAGATTCCTTAGCACTCTTCTCAAGCCCCGAAAGCTCCTTCTCAAGCTTTTCTGCAGTCTCTTCATCAAAGACAAGGCTCTCGAGCTTCCGGTTCACCTCTTCAAGATGATCCAGCACAGCCTCAAGGCTTCCGCCGTACTTCTTCATAAGCCCTGCGAGACGGAACTTCCTGTCCGTAAGCCTTTCAAGCTCTTCTGGATCAAGTTCCTGGGTATCTATGATATTCTCAAGTACAGCCGAGATATCGTTTACCTGATACTCAATCCCCGAGAGCTGTTCAGCCACCTTCTCAAGCTCCGATGAGTAGGAGGAGATGGAGGATATAAGCGATGATGCGGAGCCGATGAGGCCCGAAGCGTTTATCTCCTCATCCTGCAGACAGGCAAGGGCCCCTGCGGCGTTCTCACGTATCTTTTCGAGATGTCCGAGCATACCCAGCCGTTCCTCCAGCTCCCTGTCCTGCTCGAGATCGATATTCATCGACTCTATCTCGTTCTGCTGGAACTCGAGCATGTCCTTCTCACGCAGGACTGCGGAGAGATCCTCACGGATCTTCTCAAGCTTTTTACGCTTTTCCGAGTATTCGCTGAACTTTGACTCATAATCCTCAAGGAGGGGGCGGTCCACTGCGGAATCGATGAACTCTATGTGACAGGAGGGATCCAGTAGCCTCTGGTGCTCGTGCTGGCCGTGGATATCAGCAAAGCTCTCTGCAATGCTTTTAAGCTGGTTCAGGGTGGCCATACGGCCGTTGATGTATACCCTGTTCTTGCCGGAGCTGTCCAGTTCACGGCGGATGATTATCTCATCCTCTATTTCAAACTGCTCCCTTTCGTCGGGATTTATATCTCTGTAATCGCCGTTAAATACTGCTTCCACAAGGAGTTTCTTACTTTCGTCCCTGTGCAGAGCCCTGTTGAAACGCTCACCCATTATGAGCTTAAGAGCACCAATAAATACTGATTTTCCCGCTCCGGTTTCACCTGTGATAACATTGAGCCCATCGGTGAACTCCACCGTTACGGACTCAATAACACTAAGGTTTTCCACACGGAGGAGGCTCAGCATATCATCACCATCCCCAGCCCAGCTTTTCACGCAGGAGTGAGTAATAGTTCCTGTTCTTCGGCACAACAAGCCTTACGCCCGTTCTCGCCTTCTTGATTGTTATGATCTTTTCAGGGTCCACCTGCCTTGCTATCTGGCCGTCATAGGTTATGGAGACGTTCTCCTCCTTGCTTCGAAGGCGGATATTGATAAAGCTGTCGTCGCTGATAACGATGGGCCTGTTTGTGAGCGCATGGGGGCAGATAGGGGCAAGTATAATCGTTTCCGATGAGGGATGCACGATGGGCCCCCCTGCGGCGAGGTTATATGCTGTGGAACCAGTGGGGGTGGATATGATAAGACCGTCCGCACGGTAGCTGTTTACGAAGTAATCGTTTACGTAAACCTCCATTTCGATGATGCGGGCAAGGTCGGATTTATTGATTACAACATCGTTGAGGACTTCTATTTCGAGGGTCTTAACGCCGTTTTCCACCAAGTGGCAGTGGAGTTTCATCCTTTTTTCCGTTTCGAAATCCCCGTCAAGAACAAGGCCTAGCTGTGGCAGAGCCTCCTCTATCTTGGTCTCTGTAAGAAAGCCCAATCTCCCGAGGTTTACCCCGAGGATAGGGGTTTCCTTCTCGCCAAGTATGCGAACAGCGGATATAAGAGTACCGTCCCCGCCGAGAACCACGACAAGGTCCGATTCCTCCTTTATCCGCTCATGGGATACGGATCCTGCGCCGATAACTCCTGCGCTATTCTCCTCAAGAAGAACCTCGACACCTTTGTCTCCGAGGAACTGACAAACATCCTCAAGAACCTGTTTAACTCTATCCCCGTGGGGCTTTGCTACTATAGAAACCTTTTTCATGGATAACCTGTTCCAGTGCTGATGAAATAGTGTTTGTTGCGGTCGGGCAATTGTATACAAAATGGGCGAGATATTCAACATTTCCTTTCGCACCCTTTATGGGGGAGGATGCAAGGCCGAAGAGGCCGAAACCCGATTCCACTGCGAAGCGGCAAACCCTCACCACCGCCTCTGCCCTGTATTCCTCATGCTCAACAATCCCCCCCTTGCCCACCTGTTCACGCCGTACCTCGAACTGGGGCTTTATGAGCAGAACAACCTCTGTATTATCGCTGCAGAACTGAACTGCTGAGGGGATTATCTTTTCGAGGGATATAAAAGACACATCGGATACGATCACATCCGCCTTCTCGCCAATGGTATCAAAATCTATTGTCCGAAAGTTCGTTTCCTCCAGTGAGACTACCCGTGATTCTCTCCTGAGGCTCTCATGGAGCTGATTAAAACCTGAATCTACAGCATAAATACGCTCTGCACCGCTCTTAAGGGCAACGTCAGTGAACCCGCCTGTGGAGGAGCCTATATCTATAACAACCTTATCTTTGAAATCTATGGAGAAGAGCTCAACGGCACGCTCAAGCTTGAGACCGCCACGACTTACATAGGGGAGCGTCTCTTTGAGCCTTATAGGTAGGGAGGGATCAACAAGATCACCCGGCTTATCCACCCTGTGTTCGCCGGCAACAACCAGCCCAGCCATGAGAAGGCGGGAGGCGTGTTCGGCGGATTCAGCAAGACCGTATTCCACAAGGAGGGTATCGATCCGCTTCTTCTTCATTTAGATATCTATGCCGGATACCGTCTCAAACATCTGCTCCGCTGTGAGTCCACAAAGCTTGCGAAGGTCATTGATTCCGCCGTGCTCGATGAACCTGTCCGGCACACCGAAGCGGATAACCCTCGGAGCTTTGCCAGCATCCATAAGAATCGACTGCACCTCTTCGCCGGCACCACCCCTTATGGAGCCCTCCTCAACGGTAACGATAAGCTTTTTGCCCTTCAGCGCATCCACAAGCATATCCCTGTTGAGGGGTTTGATGAAACGGAGGTTTATGAGTGATGCCGCGCCGTAGGCATCCTTAAGCTTCGTATGGAGCCTTGAGGCCTCCTCGAAGATATGCCCGGCGGATACAACGGCTATATCTCCGCCTGTATCGATAACCTCCGGCTCACCGAGAACAACAGGTCTGTAGCCGTATTCATCATAGCTGTGAGCCGTTCCTCTGGCGTACCTTATGGATACCGGAGCCTTTATACCCAGCGAGAGCCTGAGCATCTCCGAAAGCTCTGTACCATCCTTTGGAAGCATTATATTGAGATCGGGTACACACCGCAGGAAAGATATATCGTATATGCCGTGGTGGGTGGGTCCGTCCGCTCCCACGAAACCGCCCCTGTCAATGCAAAGGGTTACGGGGAGATTCTGCAGAGCCACATCATGAATAATCTGGTCAAACGCTCTCTGGAGAAAGGTGGAATAGATAGCGACATAGGGGCGCATTCCACTTATCGCCATACCAGCGGCAAAGGTTACCGCATGCTGCTCGGCAATGCCCAC encodes:
- the recN gene encoding DNA repair protein RecN, which codes for MKSWAGDGDDMLSLLRVENLSVIESVTVEFTDGLNVITGETGAGKSVFIGALKLIMGERFNRALHRDESKKLLVEAVFNGDYRDINPDEREQFEIEDEIIIRRELDSSGKNRVYINGRMATLNQLKSIAESFADIHGQHEHQRLLDPSCHIEFIDSAVDRPLLEDYESKFSEYSEKRKKLEKIREDLSAVLREKDMLEFQQNEIESMNIDLEQDRELEERLGMLGHLEKIRENAAGALACLQDEEINASGLIGSASSLISSISSYSSELEKVAEQLSGIEYQVNDISAVLENIIDTQELDPEELERLTDRKFRLAGLMKKYGGSLEAVLDHLEEVNRKLESLVFDEETAEKLEKELSGLEKSAKESANYLNIARKKAASELSEIIEKTLGELELKNSVFKTEFTEAERLDPLGGIRAEFHLSTNPGFDPGPISRVASGGEISRVMLALKDVFASADRTETLVFDEIDTGISGRTARMVAKKLCNIAAGKQVIVITHLPVVAAGGEAHFHITKSLEGDRAKTDIKKLTGAEREEILATMIAGDATESSLEQARELLSGGD
- a CDS encoding DedA family protein, which codes for MLETFVSFVLDAISGMGYTGIVILMALESSFVPFPSEVVVPPAGYLAAQGEMNIYLVVLSGIGGSVIGALFNYFLAIKMGRILILKYGKYLLMPPEKFYRVDTYFDKHGEITTFAGRLIPVIRQYISFPAGLAGMNIPKFCAYTGLGAGIWVVVLAWLGYFIGSNPELMHSRLKTITILLLICVFAVISVYIYYQRKKGNNRV
- a CDS encoding NAD(+)/NADH kinase — translated: MKKVSIVAKPHGDRVKQVLEDVCQFLGDKGVEVLLEENSAGVIGAGSVSHERIKEESDLVVVLGGDGTLISAVRILGEKETPILGVNLGRLGFLTETKIEEALPQLGLVLDGDFETEKRMKLHCHLVENGVKTLEIEVLNDVVINKSDLARIIEMEVYVNDYFVNSYRADGLIISTPTGSTAYNLAAGGPIVHPSSETIILAPICPHALTNRPIVISDDSFINIRLRSKEENVSITYDGQIARQVDPEKIITIKKARTGVRLVVPKNRNYYSLLREKLGWGW
- a CDS encoding M23 family metallopeptidase; translated protein: MLNITAIADTYKVQWGDSLYSILESDFEPYEIIELNKEIKKKLPGFTLKTGTEIEKSENSWVIKMDLRREVLINKTTEGFSVDVQEYPVEVVNSYVHGEITSSLYNAMQEAGEDFSLAVKLASVYEWEIDFFKDIRKGDRFNILVEKRFIRDQFAGYGKILAADFINQGRLIRGIYYESEKVKGYYAPDGSSLKRGFLKAPLRFGRVSSGFSYKRLHPVHKVVKPHLGVDYAAPRGTPVYATADGYIERIGYDKYNGNHVGIRHMNDYHTLYLHFTRFAKGMGKGKYVRQGDVIGYVGSTGISTGPHVDYRIRKGRTYINPLRFKSPTKKLPESEMATFQGHREYYAYLLNSMFVRVAQRSKLIPMM
- a CDS encoding TlyA family RNA methyltransferase, with protein sequence MKKKRIDTLLVEYGLAESAEHASRLLMAGLVVAGEHRVDKPGDLVDPSLPIRLKETLPYVSRGGLKLERAVELFSIDFKDKVVIDIGSSTGGFTDVALKSGAERIYAVDSGFNQLHESLRRESRVVSLEETNFRTIDFDTIGEKADVIVSDVSFISLEKIIPSAVQFCSDNTEVVLLIKPQFEVRREQVGKGGIVEHEEYRAEAVVRVCRFAVESGFGLFGLASSPIKGAKGNVEYLAHFVYNCPTATNTISSALEQVIHEKGFYSSKAPRG
- a CDS encoding polysaccharide deacetylase family protein, which translates into the protein MASANRSVPVLCYHQVSPAGDITPDTFEGHLRLYRELGYETISAMHLYRHLADGVDIPEKAFVITFDDCYLDNWLHALPLLERYGYTGVFFCITGFLHDTPARTTENAPVLLPSSECYRQVFRDGNREQFMSLEEIYTLVKSYSHEVYSHSVSHLPVFRDMEEKERFPEKDHWSMYALYDKVETGTPLYKWVSALSEDGLIPEKQGLRMRNMEERIRFCRDQMKQSKRDLEELLERECPFFCWPFGGHDPISMEVMKECGYLGSFTLDRGPNLYGKDPLYINRIEIKGSRDQKWLKSRLSTYSSPLRAKIFSRKKKF